A window of Nicotiana sylvestris chromosome 8, ASM39365v2, whole genome shotgun sequence genomic DNA:
AACGCCGACTAAATCCaatcatgaaagaggtggtaagaaaagaagtgattaagtggcttgatgtgaggtattgtatttccaatctctgatagcaaatgggtaagccTCGTCCAATGTGTGCCTAAGAAATGGGGGAAGACTGTAGTGGTCAATGAAAATAATGACTTAATTCCCACAAGAACTGTCACTGAGTGGAGAATTTGCATAGATTAGAGAAACTTGAACAATGCCATGCGAAAGGACCACTTTTCCctcccctttattgaccaaatgcttgatagattagctaGCTTGGAATACTACTATTTTCTAGATGGTTATTTggggtataatcagattgcaaTAGCCCTATAGGACCAAGAGAAAACTACATTTACGTGTCCCTATAGCATGTATGCGTTTAAAAAAATGCCCTTTAGTCTCTGTAATGCACTTGTGGCTTTTCAAAGGTGTATAATTGCTATTTTTACTGACATAGTTGAAATATTTGTAGGAGTGTACATGAATTATTGTCATGTGTTTGGGTGCTCTTTTGATTATTGTTTAATGACCTTGATAAAGTCCTTCCTAGGTGTGAAGAGACAAAATTGGTACTAAACTGGGAAAAGTGGCATTACATGGTGCGTGAAGTTATAATATTGGGACACAAGGTGACCAAAAATGGTTTGGAGGTGGACAAATCAAAGGTGGAAGCGATTGAAAAATTGCCCCCACTGACATTCGTCaaaggcattcgcagtttcttgggccGTGCAAGTTTTTATCGTTgtttcattaaagatttttcaaaaatttcttcACCTTTGCTCAAGTTTCTTGATAAAGATTTCtccttcaagtttgatgatgcctGTCTGAAAGAATTTGAGAAGCTGAAGGGAAGGTTGGTAACTACACCAATTATCATTACACCGGATTGGGCGCACCTATTTGATGAATTACACCGTTgctgaaaaagagttgcttgcAGTGGTGTGGGCATTTGAAAAGTTCAGATCCTATCTAGTGGGAACAAAAGTCATCGTCTACACATACCATTCAGGTATCAGATACTTGTTTGAAAAGAGAGACGCCAAGGCGAGGCTGATTCATTGGGTCCTCCTCTTGAAAGAAATTGACTTAGAAATCCGAGATTGAAAAGGAACAGAGAATCAAGTGGCTGATCACTTATCCAGATTAGAAAATAGGGACCGTGTAGCTGATGGAGGCTCAATCAAAGAAACGTATATGAATGAGCATTTATTAGAAATTACCTCAAATGAAGCCCCATGGTATGAAGATTATGTAAATTTTATTGCAAGTAGGGTGACGCCACCAGAATTGATACCTGATAATAAAAGAATCTTTGTACATGATGTGAGGCTCTACATGTGGGATGATCCATTCCTATATAGGCAGTATGCAGATCAGTTGGTACGAAGGTGTATCCCTGAGgaagagatgaatgcaatattgcattaCTTCACCATATGGAGGTCATcacgggggggaggggggagggaggGGATAGAAACGCCCAAAAGTGTTACAATCAAATTTATATTGGCCGAAATTATTTAAGGATGAACATACCTTTGTTAAAAAATGTGAAAGGTGCCAAAGAACCGCAACAATCATGAAGAAGCACGAGATGCATTTGCAAAACATTCTAGCGGTAGAGCTCTTTAATGTTTGAgggattgatttcatgggacctCTCCCATACTCTAATTGTCATAGGTACATCTTGGTGGCCATAGACTATGTTTATAAGTGGGTGGAGGCCATTTCTCTTCCTACTAATAACGTAAAGGTAGTGGTAAACTTTGTAAAGAAGCACATCTTCACACGCTTTGGGACTCCAAAAGTGTTGATAAGCGACGGAGGAACTCATTTCTGTGACAAATTGTTGAATAATGTTCTAGCAAAGTATGGAGTTAAGTACAAGGTTTCCACTGCCtatcaagtggtcaagttgaagtgtcaaataGAGAGGTGAAGCAGATTCTGGAGAAAATAGTAAGTGGAAATAGAAAGGACTGGGCCGGAAAGTTGGACGACGTAATATGGGCATATtgaactgcatacaagactcccATAGGTACTTCTGCGTATAAGTTAGTTTATAGAAAGGAGTGCTACTTCCCTTTCGATCTTGAACACAAAGCCTATTGGGCACTTAAAAAGCTGAATATGGATTTGGACTTAGCTGGTGAGAAGAGGTTGTTGCAACTCaacgagcttgatgagtttcgATTGCATGCATATGATAATGCCAaattatata
This region includes:
- the LOC138875342 gene encoding uncharacterized protein, with protein sequence MLQLADRSIAYLEGVIEDVLLQIGKFIFLVDFIILDYEADEQVPIILGRPLLATGDEIIKVVEEEKLLRVLHEHKQAIGWMMSNIKGSSPAFCMDKILMEDEHKSCVEQQRRLNPIMKEVVRKEVIKWLDVRCEETKLVLNWEKWHYMVREVIILGHKVTKNGLEVDKSKVEAIEKLPPLTFVKGIRSFLGRASFYRCFIKDFSKISSPLLKFLDKDFSFKFDDACLKEFEKLKGRLENRDRVADGGSIKETYMNEHLLEITSNEAPWYEDYVNFIASRVTPPELIPDNKRIFVHDVRLYMWDDPFLYRQYADQLVRRCIPEEEMNAILHYFTIWRYILVAIDYVYKWVEAISLPTNNVKVVVNFVKKHIFTRFGTPKVLISDGGTHFCDKLLNNVLAKYGVKYKVSTAYQVVKLKCQIER